A part of Podarcis muralis chromosome 13, rPodMur119.hap1.1, whole genome shotgun sequence genomic DNA contains:
- the LOC114582868 gene encoding uncharacterized protein LOC114582868, with amino-acid sequence MAQVDGNYVPEFQRSEDGEIPRGTIFSGDGTVNEEVALLPNAAAAENAPRTLQNICRVNPPPLRRRRRRSTAPAMGGYINVLGILEAPPSAPRRAPEKPFHCTDCGKSFSQSSNLIEHQRIHTGERPFTCSECEKSFSRSSTLVEHQRTHTGEKPYTCLECGRGFSRSSTLVEHQRTHTGETPFPCRECGKAFSRTSNLMKHLRTHSGEKPYTCALCGKCFSLSSNLLKHERTHSGEKPFPCSLCGKRFKKKTHLVSHHRVHTGERPYRCEECGKCFSQSSILIEHQRIHTGEKPYKCADCGKGFCVSSNLIKHQRIHTGEKPYTCLPYHCTECGKSFSQSSVLIEHQRIHTGERPFVCNVCGKRFSQSSTLMGHQRIHTGEKPFACPECGRGFSRSSALTEHQRTHTGETPFPCRECGKAFSRTSNLVKHLRTHSGEKPYTCTLCGKRFSLSSNLLKHERTHSGEKPFPCPLCGKCFKKKTHLVSHNRVHTGERPYRCEECGKCFSQSSSLIEHQRIHTGEKPYKCAQCGRGFYVNSKLVKHQRIHTGEKPYACSACGKTFRYKQQFPRHVAHVHPGEEQVSVLTLGPSVNVLLS; translated from the exons GTGACGGGACGGTGAACGAGGAAGTGGCACTTCTTCCCAATGCAGCAGCTGCGGAAAACGCCCCCCGAACCCTTCAGAACATCTGCCGGGTAAACCCCCCACCGCTCAGGCGTCGCCGCAGGAGATCGACTGCGCCGGCCATGGGGGGTTACATCAATGTCCTGGGCATCTTAGAGGCCCCGCCGAGCGCGCCCCGGCGTGCGCCCGAGAAGCCGTTCCACTGCACCGATTGCGGGAAGAGCTTCTCTCAGAGCTCCAACCTGATTGAgcaccagaggatccacacgggggagCGCCCCTTCACGTGCAGCGAGTGCGAGAAGAGCTTCAGCCGCAGCTCCACCCTGGTGGAGCACCAGCGCACCCACACCGGCGAGAAGCCTTACACGTGCCTGGAGTGCGGGCGGGGCTTCAGCCGCAGCTCCACCCTGGTGGAGCACCAGCGCACCCACACCGGCGAGACGCCCTTCCCCTGCCGGGAGTGCGGGAAGGCCTTCAGCCGCACCTCCAACCTCATGAAGCACCTGCGCACCCACTccggggagaagccctacacCTGCGCCCTGTGCGGCAAGTGCTTCTCCCTCAGCTCCAACCTGCTGAAGCACGAGCGCACCCACTCCGGGGAGAAGCCCTTCCCCTGCTCCCTGTGCGGGAAGCGCTTCAAGAAGAAGACCCACCTGGTGTCCCACCACCGGGTGCACACCGGCGAGCGGCCCTACCGCTGCGAGGAGTGCGGCAAGTGCTTCTCCCAGAGCTCCATCCTGATCGAGCACCAGCGCATCCACACcggcgagaagccctacaagtgcgcGGACTGCGGGAAGGGCTTCTGCGTCAGCTCCAACCTCATCAAgcaccagaggatccacacgggcgagaagccctacacCTGCTTG CCCTACCACTGCActgagtgcgggaagagcttctcGCAGAGCTCTGTGCTCATCGAACACCAGAGAATCCATACCGGGGAGCGCCCCTTTGTGTGCAACGTGTGCGGGAAACGCTTCTCCCAAAGCTCCACCCTGATGGGGCACCAGAGGATCCACACCGGCGAGAAGCCCTTTGCCTGCCCTGAGTGTGGGCGGGGCTTCAGCCGGAGCTCCGCCCTGACGGAACACCAGCGCACCCACACCGGCGAGACGCCCTTCCCCTGCCGGGAGTGCGGGAAGGCCTTCAGCCGCACCTCCAACCTGGTGAAGCACCTGCGCACCCACTccggggagaagccctacacCTGCACCCTCTGCGGGAAGCGCTTCTCCCTGAGCTCCAACCTGCTGAAGCACGAGCGCACCCACTCCGGGGAGAAGCCCTTCCCCTGCCCGCTCTGCGGCAAGTGCTTCAAGAAGAAGACCCACCTGGTTTCCCACAATCGGGTGCACACCGGGGAGCGGCCCTACCGCTGCGAAGAGTGCGGCAAGTGCTTCTCCCAGAGCTCCTCCCTTATCGAGCACCAGCGcatccacaccggggagaaaccctaCAAGTGTGCCCAGTGCGGCCGAGGGTTCTACGTCAACTCCAAGCTGGTCAAgcaccagaggatccacacgggcgagaaaccCTACGCCTGCTCGGCTTGCGGGAAGACCTTCCGGTACAAGCAGCAGTTCCCGCGCCACGTGGCCCACGTCCACCCTGGGGAGGAACAGGTGTCTGTGCTCACCTTGGGCCCCAGTGTTAACGTGCTGCTCTCATAG